The Chryseobacterium shigense genome segment TGGAAATAATTTTTTAAAAAATACTACAAATTAGTATATATCATTTATATTTTTCATCCAGACATAAATATCTTCATCGGAAGAGATATTTAATTTTTTCCGCAACCTGTTTTTCTTGGTTTGTACGGATTGAGGCTGTATAAATGTAAAAGTAGCTATATCTTTAGTAGAGAAATTAAGAAACAGCATGGCGCAAAACTTCAAATCTGTATTCAATAGTTGAGGTTCAACTTTAAGCAGTCTGGGAAAGAATTCAGGATAGACTTCCTGGAAACGGGCAAGAAATTCAGGATCATTATTTTTTGCCATCTGTATGACATTTTCAAAAGCAAGATTCAGTTTTTGATTAAGCAGCTGGGTTTCCTGCTCTTTTACGTTCAAGATTTTATTTTTCCTACGCAAAGCAGTTATAATCAGCGGCATTGAAATAACCATGCTTAAAATTGCAGTCCAGGTTCCGTAAATCAGAAATTTATTTTTTGCTTTTATATTTTTTTCTTTCTGGGTAATCAATTCTTTTACTGTGCCTTCAAGGGCAAGCTGTTTGGCACTTTCCAGACTGTCCTTAATAATAATGTATTTTTGAAAATATTCCTGGGCAGAATTTTTATCTCCCCGCTTCGCATAAGCTCCTGATACCAACTTATACAATTCTTCTATTTCAACAGTATAATTCAGTCCTTTAGCCATTTCTATTGCTTTCTGGTAGTCTGCAATGGCCAGATCATATTCTTTTTTTCTGTCATGAAGCATACCTGTTACCTTATACTGTTTAAAATTCATATTTCCCTGCAGTCTCTCCGGACGGGCTTCAAATGATTTGAGGTATATTTCAGCAGAATCAATTTTATTTTCCTTGATCTTTATCTCAACCAATGCAAGTGAACTCCAGGCTAACAGCATTTGTGATCTGGGAGTCAGATCCTTCAGCTGAAGTACAGTATTAATTGCTTTTTTAGTGTATATAGAAGCCGAATCAAGCTGATTTTTATCCAGATAAACCTTCCCTATATCAACAAATGTTGATGAAAGCCGTGCCAACCGTACGGAATCCGGTTTAATTTTATTCACAATCGGAATGATTTCTTTGAGTGAATTAGCTGCTTCCTGATAAAGATTCATACCGAAGTAATTAACACTGTAAAGCGTCTTAATCCGTACCTGAACCTGGTTGTCTTTAGCATACTGTTCCTTCTCTCCCAACTTCAAATATTCTAAACTTTTCTTATAGTCATTAAGTACTGTATAACGTGCAGAAAGGTTTAAAGCACTTACTGTAATTCCGCGGGAGTAACTGATCTTTTGAGAATTTTCCAATATCCGGATATTATCTCTTATAAACTGGGCAGAGTTTCCAAGTTCATCATTGGATGTAAACTTATTTATTTCTGCATCAATAGATTGAGGTGTAATTTTTTCCTGAGCAACCAGAAAAACCGGAAGCAAAAAAATAAGAAATTTCATCATGTCATTTGTGTGTTTTGAGAAACAGTACCTAAAATAAGTCAGTAATTATTAAATATAGATTTAAATAAATCCTAGAATATCTTTTAATAATCACAGGTATACATTTGTACTATTAATTCCGGGTGCAATAATAGAAATTTCGAAAGAAAATTTCTTTAAAGAAGATATTACATAGGTATTACATACGTACTACATCTTTTAAAATCCCTGTGTCTAAAGTAGTTTCTTCTTATTACCAAACAATCAACAATTTACTTTACAAACTCAATTATTGCGGTGAATTGACCAAAATCAGACACTAAAGTAAGCAGCTATTACACCGGAGACATTTTTTAAGCTTTTCAGTTTACCGATAACTTCCGTTTCAGTTTACAGAATTTATAACAGAAAGCAAGCCGGATAAATTAAAAACATCTGAAAATTTTGAATTCGAAATCCATAACAGCATAAATTCAGTAAAAAGAATTAAACAATCTGAAAATCAATAAATTAAACAAATGTAACACTCATGTAATATATGATATTTTGTGAGAAAAAACTCTTTGCCATAATATTGTAGTGAAAAAATACAATTGTTTTAAATATTTAAGAAATGAAAAAATTATTCCCTCATCAGTAATTATTTATTCTCAAGTTGGAATTAATACTGCCAGCTTACGAGAGGACTTTGGATATAGTAAATAACACCGGTTCATTCATGTATTCTCAGGAATGACAACTCCAAAGAGATTCTATGCCACCGGTTCCTTCATTGTTATTTAACAAACAGGTGATTATATGAATCATCATTTGAAAACAGTTCCGGAGACCAATAATACTTCTTATACTTTACATAAAATATTTTAACCTAATCTTTATAATTATGCTTTTTAAAAATATTCATATCGGCCAGCTCATACAAACAAGAGTAAAAGAAACTAATTTTTCTACGGAAAGGCTTACCAATTTTCTGCAATGCAGCGAACATGATATTGAGAACATGTATAACAGTGAATCCCTGCACGCAGAACTTCTGCTAAAATGGAGTAAATTATTACAATATGATTTTTTCAGGATGTATTCCCAGCACCTGTTACTGTATTCTCCTCCATCTTCTCCTGATTATTATAAAAATATAAAACAACAGAAAACAGAGCTTCCTGAATTCAGAAAAAACATCTATACCATAGAAATTATAGAGTTTATCCTGGATTTAGTAAAGTCTAACAAAAAAACAAAACAAGAAGTAATCAAGGAATACAAAATTCCTAAAACGACACTTTACAAATGGCTTAATAAGTATTAACAACACTTTATCATAAATTAAGCTGTAAATATTACTAATCCAAATTCTTATATTCTACTACTCCATTTTAAAGATTCTAAAAACACAAAATGAATCAAAAGTATCTCGATTTGTACAGGGTAGCCCTCTATCCTAACAAATCTGAATCATCAGAAATTTTATTTTTTTGTTAGACAGGAGCCTTTATTTCCCTCACAAGCTCCTGTCATTTTTCATACGTTACAGAGCTGATATTCAATAAGTAACCATTCTGCAGGAAAACAAGAACCGTCCATAGCAGTACACCAATCAAAACTATGACAAAAACAACTCAAAACAGATTATACTGATGTAATACCTATGTCATATGGAGAATTTTGGAGGGTTTTGCATTTTGAAATAATATTGTACCAAAATTAAACACTAAAAAAATTTATCCATTATGATGAAAAAAATGCTTTTCTTATCGGCTTTTTCAATATCAGCTGCTATATATTCCCAAGTTGGCATCAATACCTCTAACCCGCAGGGCGCCCTGGATGTAGTAAGCAATACAGGTTCATTCATTCCACCGAGAATGACGACCGAACAGAGAGATGTGCTGTTGCTTCCTCCCGCGGGTTCCATTATTTTCAATACCACAACAAATGGTTTGGAATTCAATTACGGTACACCATCCTCTCCAACATGGAAAACTCCTCTTACTTCTGCAACTATTTATTCTAATATTGTGGCGGCCGGAGGTTCTTCTGCCCCTCTTTCACCTAATGCTAATCCGGACACCCCCACCACTAATGGAAACGGCAACTTTACATTCATACTTACTTTGCCTGCTGCTGCTAAATGTAAACTAGATTTGTACCCTACCGGCTGGTCTTCTGCAGCTACCGGTGTAGGAACGGTTTTATATATAGATGGTGTGCCATCCGCTACTTTTTCAACTACAACGGCATCCCCATCAAATCTACATGTAGTTG includes the following:
- a CDS encoding tetratricopeptide repeat protein, producing MMKFLIFLLPVFLVAQEKITPQSIDAEINKFTSNDELGNSAQFIRDNIRILENSQKISYSRGITVSALNLSARYTVLNDYKKSLEYLKLGEKEQYAKDNQVQVRIKTLYSVNYFGMNLYQEAANSLKEIIPIVNKIKPDSVRLARLSSTFVDIGKVYLDKNQLDSASIYTKKAINTVLQLKDLTPRSQMLLAWSSLALVEIKIKENKIDSAEIYLKSFEARPERLQGNMNFKQYKVTGMLHDRKKEYDLAIADYQKAIEMAKGLNYTVEIEELYKLVSGAYAKRGDKNSAQEYFQKYIIIKDSLESAKQLALEGTVKELITQKEKNIKAKNKFLIYGTWTAILSMVISMPLIITALRRKNKILNVKEQETQLLNQKLNLAFENVIQMAKNNDPEFLARFQEVYPEFFPRLLKVEPQLLNTDLKFCAMLFLNFSTKDIATFTFIQPQSVQTKKNRLRKKLNISSDEDIYVWMKNINDIY
- a CDS encoding transposase, yielding MLFKNIHIGQLIQTRVKETNFSTERLTNFLQCSEHDIENMYNSESLHAELLLKWSKLLQYDFFRMYSQHLLLYSPPSSPDYYKNIKQQKTELPEFRKNIYTIEIIEFILDLVKSNKKTKQEVIKEYKIPKTTLYKWLNKY